A genomic segment from Deinococcus sp. YIM 77859 encodes:
- a CDS encoding NAD(P)/FAD-dependent oxidoreductase, which yields MKTLILGAGYAGLAAATKLKPTPGLEALLVEQNPYHTFETRLHEAAAHNTPVTLPIAPLLRGTGVQFEQATVENVNLDAREVQLKDGRVLTYDTLVVGLGSVTNFYRIPGLAEHATELKQLSDADEIFNFVNRAFSSDYQGNRDIVVGGAGLTGVELVTELAQRARVLSRERGLPPFQIYLVEAGPKILPVLDDALRARAEDILREYGIHILVGHRIMSATEDSVTVQTADGEQKVIHAGKIIWTGGIQARNIVQGERLEKGPGGRIAVDEYLRAKNYPEVFVIGDMGLALNQEGKPVPTTAQHAGQQGRLTGKNLMRLAKGEPLEPYEPTTLGEFVSLGGLMAVGWMKLPWNQKLAITGGLAHVMKRASEWRWRASID from the coding sequence ATGAAGACCCTAATCCTCGGTGCTGGTTATGCGGGCCTTGCCGCCGCCACCAAGCTCAAGCCTACGCCCGGCTTGGAAGCCCTGCTGGTCGAGCAAAATCCCTACCACACCTTCGAGACTCGGCTGCACGAGGCTGCGGCCCACAATACGCCCGTGACCCTGCCCATCGCGCCGCTGCTGCGCGGCACCGGCGTGCAGTTTGAACAGGCGACCGTGGAGAACGTGAACCTGGATGCCCGTGAGGTTCAGCTCAAGGATGGCCGAGTGCTCACCTACGACACGCTGGTGGTGGGTCTGGGCTCGGTGACCAACTTCTACCGCATCCCCGGACTGGCCGAGCACGCGACCGAGCTCAAACAGCTCAGCGACGCCGACGAGATCTTTAACTTCGTCAACCGCGCCTTTTCGAGTGACTACCAGGGCAACCGGGACATTGTTGTGGGCGGCGCGGGCCTGACCGGCGTGGAACTCGTCACCGAACTCGCGCAGCGTGCCCGGGTGCTGAGCCGTGAACGCGGTCTTCCCCCCTTCCAGATCTACCTGGTCGAGGCCGGTCCCAAGATTCTGCCTGTGCTTGACGACGCCCTGCGGGCCCGCGCAGAAGACATCCTGCGCGAGTACGGCATTCACATCCTGGTCGGCCACCGCATCATGAGCGCGACCGAGGACAGCGTGACGGTGCAGACCGCTGACGGCGAGCAAAAGGTGATCCACGCTGGAAAGATCATCTGGACGGGCGGCATTCAGGCGCGCAACATCGTGCAGGGCGAGCGACTCGAAAAAGGCCCCGGCGGGCGCATCGCGGTCGACGAGTACCTGCGCGCCAAGAACTACCCCGAGGTGTTCGTGATCGGCGATATGGGCCTGGCCCTCAACCAGGAGGGCAAGCCGGTCCCCACCACCGCCCAGCACGCCGGGCAGCAGGGCCGCCTGACCGGCAAGAATCTGATGCGCCTCGCCAAGGGTGAGCCGCTTGAACCCTACGAGCCGACCACGCTGGGCGAATTCGTCTCGCTCGGCGGCCTGATGGCGGTTGGTTGGATGAAGCTGCCCTGGAACCAGAAGCTGGCGATCACCGGCGGCCTGGCCCACGTGATGAAGCGCGCCTCGGAGTGGCGCTGGCGAGCGAGCATCGACTGA
- a CDS encoding xanthine dehydrogenase family protein molybdopterin-binding subunit: MTESRSEKYMGQALKRKEDPRFITGTGRYTDDFVLPGMLHAAMVRSPYAHARITNIDPSSVTGMPGVVAVLTGEDLRAAGIGPLPVGWLLPDLKVPAHHAIAQGEVNHVGDIVAAVIAETRAQAEDAAALLAVDYEPLPAVALGSAALAPGAPQVHEDVPGNVAFRWEIGDEAAVHEAFRQAHKTVKVQLRNHRLVPNAIEPRASLAQFTPASGEYLLYTTSQNPHIHRLILAAFVMGIPEHKLRVISPDVGGGFGSKIFQYQEEVIVLLAAQRLGKPVKWTARRSESFVSDMQGRDHESEAELAVDAEGRLLGLRVNTVANLGAYLTLFAPAVPTYLYGTLLNGVYKFPAIHARVTGVVTNTVPVDAYRGAGRPEATYLIERTVDVMAHELGLDPAEFRRRNFIGPDEFPYQTPVALVYDSGNYEPALDKALEMMRYRELREEQQRRKGSSRILGIGVISYLEACGLAPSALVGQLGAQAGQWESSLVRVHPTGKVELYTGSHSHGQGHETAFAQIAADELQIPIEDIELIHGDTGRMPYGWGTYGSRSAAVGGSALKLALGKVKAKAKRIAAHLLEASEEDIEHTDGVFRVKGAPTQHKTFFDVALMAHLAHNLPEGMEPGLEATAFYDPKNFVYPFGTHIAVVEIDTETGKVSLRAYGCVDDCGPLINPLIAEGQVHGGIAQGAGQALWEDAAYDEDGNLLAGTFMEYAVPRADDLPLFHTDHTVTPSPHNPLGVKGIGEAGTIASTAAVANAVMDALWHECGLRHLDMPYTSEKVWRAIREARGGLGQAADD, translated from the coding sequence ATGACGGAATCCAGATCCGAAAAGTACATGGGCCAGGCGCTCAAGCGCAAGGAAGACCCGCGTTTTATCACGGGAACCGGGCGCTACACCGACGACTTCGTGCTGCCGGGAATGCTGCACGCGGCGATGGTCCGCAGTCCCTATGCACACGCGCGAATCACAAACATCGACCCGAGCAGTGTGACGGGGATGCCGGGCGTGGTGGCCGTCCTGACCGGCGAGGACCTCCGGGCGGCGGGCATAGGGCCGCTCCCGGTGGGCTGGCTGCTGCCGGACCTCAAGGTTCCAGCACACCACGCTATCGCACAGGGCGAAGTGAACCACGTCGGAGACATCGTGGCGGCGGTGATTGCCGAAACGCGGGCCCAGGCGGAGGACGCAGCGGCCCTGCTCGCCGTGGACTACGAACCGCTGCCCGCCGTCGCGCTGGGCAGCGCAGCCCTCGCGCCGGGCGCTCCACAGGTTCATGAGGACGTGCCCGGCAACGTGGCTTTTCGCTGGGAGATCGGCGATGAAGCCGCTGTCCATGAGGCGTTTCGGCAGGCCCACAAGACGGTGAAGGTGCAGCTTCGTAACCACCGCCTGGTGCCCAACGCGATAGAGCCGCGCGCGTCCCTCGCGCAGTTCACCCCGGCCAGCGGCGAATACCTGCTCTATACCACCTCGCAAAACCCGCACATTCACCGCCTGATCCTGGCGGCTTTCGTGATGGGCATTCCCGAGCACAAGCTGCGGGTGATCAGCCCCGACGTGGGGGGCGGCTTCGGCTCCAAGATCTTCCAGTACCAGGAAGAGGTCATTGTGCTGCTTGCCGCACAGCGGCTCGGGAAGCCCGTGAAGTGGACGGCCCGCCGCTCCGAGAGCTTTGTGTCCGATATGCAGGGCCGCGATCACGAGTCCGAGGCGGAACTCGCGGTTGACGCTGAGGGCCGGCTGTTGGGGCTGCGCGTGAACACCGTCGCCAACCTCGGTGCCTACCTCACCCTGTTTGCGCCCGCCGTGCCCACCTACCTGTACGGCACCCTGCTCAACGGGGTGTACAAATTCCCGGCCATTCACGCGCGGGTGACCGGCGTGGTGACGAACACCGTTCCGGTGGACGCCTACCGCGGTGCGGGTCGCCCGGAGGCCACCTACCTGATCGAACGTACCGTGGACGTGATGGCCCACGAGCTTGGCCTGGACCCCGCCGAGTTTCGCCGCCGCAACTTTATCGGGCCCGACGAGTTTCCCTACCAGACCCCCGTCGCGCTGGTGTACGACTCCGGCAACTACGAGCCGGCGCTGGACAAGGCGCTGGAGATGATGAGGTACCGCGAGCTGCGCGAGGAGCAGCAGCGGCGCAAGGGAAGCAGCAGGATTCTGGGTATCGGGGTGATCTCCTATCTGGAAGCCTGCGGGCTGGCCCCCTCGGCGCTTGTCGGGCAACTGGGCGCGCAGGCGGGGCAGTGGGAAAGCTCGCTGGTGCGGGTGCATCCCACCGGCAAGGTGGAGCTGTACACCGGGTCGCACAGCCACGGCCAGGGCCACGAGACGGCCTTTGCCCAGATCGCCGCGGACGAGCTCCAGATTCCTATCGAGGACATCGAGCTGATTCATGGCGACACGGGCCGCATGCCCTACGGCTGGGGAACGTACGGCTCGCGCAGCGCGGCGGTGGGCGGCAGTGCCCTCAAGCTGGCCCTGGGCAAGGTCAAGGCCAAGGCGAAAAGAATTGCCGCGCACCTCCTCGAGGCGTCCGAAGAGGACATCGAGCACACGGACGGCGTGTTTCGTGTCAAGGGTGCCCCCACGCAGCACAAGACCTTTTTTGACGTCGCTCTGATGGCGCACCTCGCCCACAACCTCCCGGAAGGCATGGAGCCGGGCCTAGAGGCGACCGCCTTCTACGATCCCAAGAACTTCGTCTATCCCTTTGGCACCCACATCGCCGTGGTGGAGATCGACACCGAGACGGGCAAGGTCAGTCTGCGGGCGTACGGCTGCGTGGACGACTGCGGCCCCCTGATTAATCCCTTGATCGCCGAGGGCCAGGTTCACGGCGGCATTGCGCAGGGTGCCGGACAGGCGCTTTGGGAGGACGCCGCCTACGACGAGGACGGCAACCTGCTCGCCGGAACCTTTATGGAATATGCCGTGCCCCGCGCGGACGACCTACCCTTGTTCCACACCGATCACACGGTGACCCCCAGTCCGCATAATCCTCTCGGCGTGAAGGGGATCGGCGAAGCGGGAACCATCGCGAGCACCGCCGCCGTGGCGAATGCCGTTATGGACGCCCTGTGGCACGAGTGCGGGCTTCGGCACCTCGATATGCCCTACACCAGCGAGAAGGTCTGGCGCGCCATTCGTGAAGCCCGTGGAGGGCTAGGGCAGGCGGCAGACGATTGA
- a CDS encoding valine--tRNA ligase, with translation MSDTDTTTPGWPQDASAVALQKAFDPAAIEPAWAERWRNEPFRADASSGKPPFTIVIPPPNVTGNLHLGHALDNTLIDTLIRYKRMQGFEALYLPGTDHAGISTQVVVERQLKAEGQTRFDLGREAFLERVWAWKAQSGGQILHQLTRLGVSADWTRERFTMDEGLSRAVRYQFIQLYHQGLAYRGERIVNWDPVSQTTLSDLEIDREVRKGKMYTLRYRLEDPQAPASNGEAGEIRIATVRPETIFADQAIAVHPEDERFAHLIGQRARIPLSGRLIPIIADAAVERDFGVGALKITPAHDPTDFEIGERHGLARPSVIDLHGNLTSDLVPEPFRGMERFAARRAVVRALAESGDLVEEQDHDTAIGLSERTKVPVEPIVSTQWFVRTQPLAERVLQGLEAGEISITPERYAKVNRDWLLGIRDWNISRQLWWGHQIPAWYDEAGNVYVPDLENPDLDCDQDPRYAHLQLRRDPDVFDTWFSSNLWPFSTLGWPDTDCEDYRKFYPTQVLVTGYDILFFWVARMEMAGYALTGQAPFSTVMLHGLYLDAKGQKMSKSKGNGIDPLELFDEYGVDACRFAFTSLSTGGQDIRHDPRRFEQGRNFANKLWNAARFALLRLAEASPGLRGEDDLTHYVRSAVEQPSVHGSDPLRSRDVLARLRTREDLTLADRWVISRLNAVTAEVSARLEEYDIGAAIRLLYAFTWDEFCDWYIEAAKPALAAGQLGTLATLKAVLEHILKLLHPFMPFITSELYASLGHRRQLALHSWPQFDPALHDAEATRAFDALRAAVSAARSLKSELGLAPQDRLDVAVEGELGGTVTENARVVESIARVTLVPTLAGRTLSAVEQGVTVRAPLEGTVDLADWLSKQRKRLAELDRQLQQAQGKLSNAGFVSRAPAEVVEEERRRLADFGAQKERLEAVLAQF, from the coding sequence ATGAGTGACACCGACACGACCACGCCGGGTTGGCCGCAGGACGCCAGCGCGGTGGCCCTCCAGAAAGCCTTTGACCCCGCCGCCATCGAGCCTGCCTGGGCCGAGCGCTGGCGCAATGAGCCGTTTCGCGCCGATGCGAGCAGCGGCAAGCCCCCCTTTACCATCGTGATTCCGCCCCCCAACGTGACCGGCAACCTGCACCTGGGGCACGCGCTCGACAACACACTGATCGACACCCTCATTCGCTACAAGCGCATGCAGGGTTTTGAGGCGCTCTATCTGCCCGGCACCGACCACGCGGGCATCTCGACCCAGGTGGTTGTGGAGCGGCAACTGAAGGCAGAGGGCCAGACGCGCTTTGACCTCGGCCGCGAGGCCTTTCTCGAACGGGTCTGGGCGTGGAAGGCGCAGTCGGGTGGCCAAATCCTTCACCAGCTCACCCGGCTGGGCGTCTCGGCCGACTGGACCCGCGAGCGGTTCACCATGGACGAGGGGCTGTCGAGGGCCGTGCGCTACCAGTTCATTCAGCTGTACCACCAGGGGCTGGCCTACCGCGGCGAGCGCATCGTGAACTGGGATCCGGTCAGCCAGACCACCCTCTCTGACCTGGAGATCGACCGCGAGGTCCGCAAGGGCAAGATGTATACCCTGCGCTACCGGCTGGAAGACCCGCAGGCACCCGCGAGCAACGGCGAGGCAGGCGAGATTCGCATCGCCACCGTGCGCCCAGAAACGATCTTCGCGGACCAGGCGATCGCCGTGCACCCCGAGGACGAGCGCTTCGCGCACCTGATCGGCCAGCGGGCCCGCATTCCCCTCTCTGGCCGCCTCATTCCCATCATCGCTGACGCGGCGGTCGAGCGGGACTTCGGCGTGGGGGCCCTCAAGATCACGCCCGCCCACGACCCGACCGATTTCGAGATCGGGGAACGGCACGGCCTCGCGCGGCCCAGCGTGATCGACCTGCACGGAAACCTCACGTCGGACCTGGTGCCGGAACCCTTCCGGGGAATGGAACGCTTCGCGGCGCGGCGGGCGGTGGTGAGGGCGCTGGCCGAGTCCGGTGACCTCGTCGAGGAACAGGATCACGACACTGCGATTGGCCTCTCCGAGCGGACCAAGGTACCGGTCGAACCCATCGTCAGTACCCAGTGGTTCGTGCGGACCCAGCCCCTGGCCGAGCGCGTCCTGCAGGGGCTGGAGGCGGGCGAGATCAGCATCACACCCGAGCGGTACGCCAAGGTCAACCGCGACTGGCTGCTGGGCATCCGCGACTGGAACATCTCGCGCCAGCTCTGGTGGGGTCACCAGATTCCAGCCTGGTACGACGAGGCGGGCAACGTCTATGTGCCTGACCTCGAGAATCCCGACCTCGACTGCGACCAGGACCCGCGGTACGCGCACCTCCAGCTGCGGCGCGACCCCGACGTCTTTGACACCTGGTTCTCCTCTAACCTGTGGCCCTTTTCGACGCTGGGCTGGCCGGACACCGACTGCGAGGACTACCGCAAGTTCTACCCCACACAGGTGCTTGTGACCGGCTACGACATCCTGTTTTTCTGGGTCGCGCGCATGGAGATGGCCGGGTACGCGCTGACCGGGCAGGCCCCCTTCTCCACGGTGATGCTGCACGGTCTGTACCTCGACGCCAAGGGCCAAAAGATGTCCAAGAGCAAGGGGAACGGCATCGATCCCCTCGAACTCTTCGACGAGTACGGGGTAGACGCCTGCCGCTTCGCCTTTACCAGCCTCTCGACCGGCGGGCAGGACATCCGGCACGACCCGAGGAGATTCGAGCAGGGCCGCAACTTTGCCAACAAGCTGTGGAACGCCGCTCGCTTTGCCCTGCTGCGCCTCGCGGAAGCCTCCCCCGGGCTCCGCGGTGAGGACGACCTGACCCACTACGTCCGCAGCGCGGTCGAGCAGCCGAGCGTGCACGGCAGTGACCCCCTGCGCAGCCGCGACGTGCTGGCCCGCCTGCGTACCCGTGAGGACCTCACCCTGGCCGACCGCTGGGTGATCAGCCGCCTCAACGCCGTGACCGCCGAAGTGAGTGCGAGGCTCGAGGAGTACGACATCGGGGCAGCGATTCGCCTCCTGTACGCCTTTACCTGGGACGAGTTCTGCGACTGGTACATCGAGGCGGCCAAGCCCGCGCTCGCGGCGGGGCAGCTCGGCACGCTCGCCACCCTCAAGGCGGTGCTGGAACACATCCTCAAGCTGCTGCACCCCTTCATGCCCTTTATCACCTCCGAGCTGTACGCCTCTCTCGGCCACCGCCGCCAGCTCGCGCTGCACTCCTGGCCGCAGTTTGATCCCGCCCTGCACGACGCCGAAGCCACCCGCGCCTTTGACGCCCTGCGCGCCGCGGTGAGTGCCGCCCGCTCCCTCAAGAGCGAGTTGGGCCTCGCGCCGCAGGACCGGCTGGACGTGGCGGTAGAGGGCGAACTGGGCGGCACGGTGACGGAAAACGCCCGCGTGGTCGAGAGCATCGCCCGCGTGACGCTGGTGCCCACCCTTGCGGGCCGCACCCTGAGCGCCGTCGAACAGGGCGTGACGGTGCGCGCACCCCTCGAGGGCACCGTGGACCTCGCCGACTGGCTGAGCAAGCAGAGAAAGCGCCTGGCAGAACTTGACCGGCAGCTTCAACAGGCCCAGGGCAAACTCAGCAACGCCGGCTTCGTCTCTCGCGCTCCAGCCGAAGTGGTCGAGGAGGAGCGCCGCCGCCTTGCGGACTTCGGGGCGCAAAAGGAGCGGCTCGAGGCAGTGCTCGCGCAGTTCTGA
- a CDS encoding xanthine dehydrogenase family protein subunit M: MYPAQFDYQKAATVDEALALMAANPDLKILAGGHSLLPAMKLRLAQPPALLDIWGIEELKGIRREGDVFVVGAMTTHAEVLRSELPLFPEVAHEVGDPMVRNRGTIGGSLAHADPSADYPAAALALGVEFVIRGPQGERAVPADEMFLGMFESAVGPGELLTHLRVPARVRASAYEKFKHPASHYAIVGVAVVRHLDGQIRAAYTGAGEKAERLTRLEARLNGGQPAGTGLVEAAQLLGDRFASPEYRAHLVDVLAARAAARV; this comes from the coding sequence ATGTACCCAGCCCAGTTCGACTATCAGAAGGCGGCCACCGTCGACGAGGCGCTCGCCTTGATGGCGGCCAATCCGGACCTCAAGATCCTCGCCGGTGGACACTCGCTCCTGCCCGCCATGAAGCTGCGGCTGGCGCAGCCCCCCGCCCTGCTGGACATCTGGGGGATCGAGGAGCTGAAAGGCATCCGGCGTGAGGGGGACGTGTTTGTGGTGGGCGCGATGACCACCCACGCCGAGGTGTTGCGCTCCGAGCTTCCGCTGTTTCCCGAAGTCGCCCATGAGGTCGGTGACCCGATGGTCCGCAACCGGGGCACCATCGGGGGCTCGCTTGCTCACGCTGATCCCAGCGCCGACTACCCGGCGGCGGCCCTGGCGCTGGGCGTCGAGTTCGTGATTCGTGGCCCACAGGGTGAGCGCGCAGTTCCCGCGGACGAAATGTTCCTGGGCATGTTCGAGAGCGCGGTGGGTCCCGGTGAGCTGCTCACGCATCTTCGTGTGCCCGCCCGGGTGCGGGCGAGCGCCTACGAGAAATTCAAGCACCCGGCGAGCCACTACGCGATTGTGGGTGTGGCGGTCGTCCGCCATCTGGACGGACAGATTCGCGCGGCCTACACCGGAGCGGGGGAAAAGGCCGAGCGCTTAACCCGTCTGGAAGCACGCCTCAACGGCGGCCAGCCCGCCGGAACGGGTCTGGTCGAAGCCGCCCAGCTGCTTGGTGACCGCTTCGCCAGCCCGGAGTACCGCGCGCATCTGGTGGACGTGCTCGCGGCGCGGGCGGCGGCGCGGGTGTAG
- a CDS encoding (2Fe-2S)-binding protein — MNVTVTVNGKAFTRAVEPRTLLVHFLREELGLTGTHVGCDTSQCGACTVHLNGDAVKSCTVLAVQADGMEVTTIEGLGTPAELHPLQAGFWEKHGLQCGFCTPGMIMSAAELLRHNPDPSEEEIRHHLEGNYCRCTGYHNIVRAVQEAARASRAAGQAEQAADD; from the coding sequence GTGAACGTAACCGTTACTGTCAACGGCAAGGCCTTTACCCGTGCTGTCGAGCCGCGCACCCTGCTTGTGCACTTTCTGCGCGAGGAGTTGGGGCTCACCGGCACCCACGTGGGCTGCGACACCAGCCAGTGCGGCGCCTGTACGGTGCATCTGAACGGCGACGCCGTCAAGAGCTGCACGGTCTTGGCGGTGCAGGCGGACGGGATGGAGGTCACCACCATCGAGGGCCTGGGCACTCCTGCTGAGCTCCATCCCCTCCAGGCGGGTTTTTGGGAGAAGCACGGTCTCCAGTGCGGCTTTTGTACTCCCGGCATGATCATGAGTGCCGCCGAGCTGCTCCGGCATAACCCTGACCCCAGCGAAGAGGAGATCCGCCACCACCTCGAGGGGAATTACTGCCGCTGCACCGGTTACCACAACATCGTGCGGGCGGTCCAGGAGGCCGCGCGGGCCAGCCGGGCCGCCGGGCAGGCGGAGCAGGCAGCGGACGATTGA
- a CDS encoding peptidylprolyl isomerase produces the protein MNITQDKVVEIDYVLKVDGEVVDRSEPGEPLVYLHGHNNIIPGLERALEGKKAGDSLHVTVQPEEGYGERDEDNVDELDRADFDDEVEVGATYYAQAEDGSVLPFTVVGIEGDRVQVDFNPPLAGQVLNFDVTVRHVRDATPEELEHGHAHLPGMHEHE, from the coding sequence ATGAACATCACGCAGGACAAGGTTGTCGAGATCGATTACGTGCTTAAGGTGGACGGCGAGGTGGTGGACCGCAGCGAGCCGGGTGAGCCGCTGGTGTACCTCCACGGGCACAACAACATCATTCCCGGTCTGGAACGCGCCCTAGAGGGCAAAAAGGCCGGAGACAGCCTGCATGTCACCGTCCAGCCAGAAGAAGGCTACGGCGAACGCGACGAAGACAACGTCGACGAACTTGACCGCGCTGACTTTGACGACGAGGTAGAGGTCGGCGCGACCTACTACGCCCAGGCCGAGGACGGCAGCGTTCTGCCCTTCACGGTGGTCGGCATCGAGGGGGACCGGGTGCAGGTGGACTTTAATCCTCCCCTCGCCGGACAGGTCCTGAACTTCGACGTGACGGTACGTCATGTCCGCGACGCCACGCCCGAGGAGTTGGAGCACGGACACGCCCACCTGCCGGGGATGCACGAGCACGAGTGA
- a CDS encoding DUF4388 domain-containing protein, protein MVRGDLAVFPFMPVMQMLLSSGRAGRLSVAHPRGGELWFQPGEVVHARVGGLTGEAAFQVLSSLDGGQFTFAPDVPPAERTMELRREAALRRLIEDEAAWPELLRLFPDWNRPLRFTPRWSEAQPVTRTQYLALRLIPEGQPLRVLLEKTGLPPRTTLETLRPFVTAGLVEVAPAILAGQ, encoded by the coding sequence ATGGTGCGCGGTGACTTGGCGGTCTTCCCCTTTATGCCTGTCATGCAGATGCTGCTGTCAAGCGGGCGGGCCGGACGCCTCAGCGTCGCCCACCCGCGGGGCGGCGAGCTGTGGTTTCAGCCCGGCGAGGTGGTTCACGCGCGGGTGGGTGGGCTGACGGGCGAGGCCGCCTTCCAGGTGCTGAGTAGCCTAGATGGCGGACAGTTTACGTTTGCCCCCGACGTGCCCCCCGCCGAGCGAACCATGGAGCTGCGGCGAGAAGCCGCGCTGCGCCGCTTGATCGAGGACGAGGCCGCCTGGCCCGAACTGCTGCGCCTCTTTCCCGACTGGAACCGCCCGCTGCGCTTCACGCCGCGCTGGTCGGAAGCGCAGCCGGTGACCCGCACGCAGTACCTCGCGCTGCGCCTCATTCCCGAAGGCCAGCCGCTGCGCGTGCTGCTGGAAAAGACCGGCCTCCCGCCGCGTACGACGCTGGAGACGCTGCGCCCCTTCGTCACCGCGGGCCTGGTGGAGGTCGCACCCGCTATACTGGCAGGGCAGTGA
- a CDS encoding cysteine desulfurase family protein, with protein sequence MIYLDYAATHPMTPEALAAYLEAAALPGNPASIHAAGQAARERLEEGRARVAAALGVDARTLVANSGGTEGDNHVLLGVTRAWEEARGRPGHLVTTLTEHSAVLAPARALAAQGWAVTFLTPDAQGRYTPEQLAEALRDDTALVSIHHANNELGTVQDTPALAAVAAARGVPYHTDAVQAPGVLPLDLGGWGVTFATFSAHKWGGPRGVGFLYVQRGTALPPVTLGGGQEGGLRPGTGNTAGVYAAGVALTHAEAVREEAFAHLTRLRQRFLEQVASLPGLRVNHPPDASPKVASVTVPGADGEALLMNLDLLGVCASAGSACSAGTMQPSHVLTAIGLAQADARATLRFSFGRATTEAEVDAAAAALRQAAEWSRG encoded by the coding sequence ATGATCTACCTCGACTACGCTGCCACCCATCCCATGACGCCCGAGGCGCTCGCCGCCTACCTGGAGGCCGCTGCGCTTCCCGGCAATCCGGCCAGTATTCACGCGGCGGGGCAGGCCGCCCGCGAGCGACTGGAGGAGGGCCGCGCCCGCGTCGCCGCTGCGCTGGGTGTGGACGCCCGCACCCTGGTCGCCAACAGCGGCGGTACCGAGGGGGACAACCACGTGCTGCTGGGCGTCACCCGCGCCTGGGAGGAGGCCCGTGGGCGACCCGGCCACCTCGTCACCACCCTGACGGAGCATTCCGCCGTGCTGGCTCCTGCTCGCGCTCTCGCCGCGCAGGGCTGGGCCGTCACCTTCCTGACACCTGACGCCCAGGGGCGCTACACGCCGGAGCAACTGGCGGAGGCGCTGCGGGACGATACGGCCCTCGTCTCCATTCACCACGCGAACAACGAACTCGGCACCGTGCAGGACACGCCCGCGCTGGCTGCTGTGGCCGCCGCACGCGGCGTTCCCTACCACACCGATGCCGTGCAGGCCCCCGGTGTGCTGCCCCTCGACCTGGGCGGCTGGGGCGTCACCTTTGCTACCTTCAGCGCCCACAAGTGGGGTGGGCCGCGGGGGGTGGGCTTCCTGTACGTCCAACGAGGAACGGCCCTGCCCCCCGTCACCCTGGGCGGCGGTCAGGAGGGCGGCCTGCGCCCCGGCACCGGGAACACCGCGGGCGTCTATGCCGCGGGAGTCGCGCTGACCCATGCCGAGGCCGTGCGCGAGGAAGCTTTTGCCCACCTTACCCGCCTTCGCCAGCGTTTCCTTGAGCAGGTGGCCTCTCTTCCCGGTCTGCGGGTGAACCATCCCCCCGACGCCAGCCCCAAGGTCGCTTCCGTCACTGTGCCGGGCGCAGACGGCGAGGCGCTGCTGATGAATCTCGACCTGCTGGGTGTATGTGCCAGTGCAGGCAGCGCGTGCAGTGCCGGAACCATGCAGCCCAGCCACGTCCTGACCGCCATCGGCCTCGCCCAGGCCGATGCCCGCGCCACCCTGCGGTTCAGTTTTGGCCGAGCGACGACGGAAGCCGAGGTGGACGCGGCGGCAGCCGCACTGCGGCAGGCGGCGGAGTGGAGCCGGGGCTAA